From one Streptomyces chromofuscus genomic stretch:
- a CDS encoding peptidoglycan recognition protein family protein, translated as MSRIRSMRRHLASSIGVTCAAALALPLTLPTTNANAISGPDARARTKTVERTVPPGVPGNTQSLPLVPLADERATGAPAEQGLPRKDVRPFSLVGVVWDDPGTELHGRVQVRTRAAGTGAWSDWQDVETHNAEHAPDPGTPEAASDRLRGATAPLWVGDSDGVEIRVRPESSARTAAPLPAGLRLELVDPGSAVPDRAGAATGEGAGADEGAGAGADERAEAGDPPLNGPLSAETTASSAVNVPLAPLGATKIPELNQADTEDELVVLRPPELTEEQLADPHIGPRPGITTRRGWGADESLREKGFLYTKSVKAAFVHHTATGNNYTCAQAPSVIRSIYRYHVVSMGWRDIGYNFLLDKCGNIYEGRAGGVANAVMGAHTLGFNDDSMGIAVIGTFNSTSPSETTVKAIAQLAAWKLGLFGADPGAKTYLKSGGGNLFKKGTNVRLNVISGHRDGFATDCPGKLLYGKLGAIREHASRFQGRL; from the coding sequence ATGTCCAGGATCAGGAGCATGCGTAGACACCTTGCTTCCTCCATCGGCGTGACCTGCGCGGCCGCCCTCGCCCTGCCGCTGACCCTGCCCACGACGAACGCGAACGCGATATCCGGACCGGACGCGCGAGCGAGGACGAAGACCGTCGAGCGGACCGTGCCGCCCGGTGTCCCCGGCAACACCCAGTCGCTCCCCCTGGTCCCCCTGGCCGATGAGCGCGCCACGGGCGCACCCGCCGAACAGGGCCTGCCCCGCAAGGACGTACGGCCGTTCTCGCTCGTCGGCGTCGTCTGGGACGACCCCGGCACCGAACTGCACGGCCGCGTCCAGGTCCGTACCCGCGCCGCCGGAACCGGCGCCTGGTCCGACTGGCAGGACGTCGAGACCCACAACGCCGAGCACGCACCCGACCCCGGTACTCCCGAAGCCGCCTCCGACCGCCTGCGCGGCGCCACGGCACCGCTGTGGGTGGGGGACTCGGACGGCGTGGAGATACGCGTCCGGCCCGAGAGCTCCGCGCGCACCGCCGCCCCGCTGCCCGCCGGCCTCCGCCTCGAACTCGTCGACCCGGGCAGCGCGGTCCCCGACCGTGCGGGTGCGGCTACGGGCGAGGGTGCCGGTGCCGACGAGGGTGCGGGTGCGGGTGCCGACGAGCGTGCCGAGGCCGGAGACCCCCCGCTCAACGGTCCCCTGAGCGCCGAGACGACCGCCTCCTCGGCGGTCAACGTCCCGCTCGCGCCGCTCGGCGCCACCAAGATCCCGGAGTTGAACCAGGCGGACACCGAGGACGAGCTGGTCGTGCTGCGCCCCCCCGAACTGACCGAGGAACAGCTGGCCGATCCGCACATCGGCCCGCGCCCGGGCATCACCACCCGGCGAGGCTGGGGCGCCGACGAGAGCCTGCGCGAGAAGGGCTTCCTGTACACGAAGTCGGTCAAGGCGGCCTTCGTGCACCACACCGCCACCGGGAACAACTACACCTGCGCACAGGCCCCGTCCGTCATCCGCAGTATCTACCGCTACCACGTGGTGAGCATGGGCTGGCGGGACATCGGCTACAACTTCCTCCTCGACAAGTGCGGAAACATCTACGAGGGGCGCGCCGGGGGCGTGGCGAACGCGGTCATGGGCGCTCACACCCTCGGCTTCAACGACGACAGCATGGGGATCGCCGTTATCGGCACGTTCAACTCCACGTCACCGTCGGAGACAACGGTGAAGGCCATCGCGCAGTTGGCGGCCTGGAAGCTCGGCCTGTTCGGAGCGGATCCCGGAGCCAAGACCTACCTGAAGTCCGGGGGTGGCAACCTCTTCAAAAAGGGTACGAACGTGCGACTGAATGTGATCTCGGGCCATCGGGACGGTTTCGCGACGGACTGCCCAGGCAAGCTCCTGTACGGCAAGCTCGGAGCGATCCGTGAGCATGCGTCACGCTTCCAGGGGCGGCTCTGA
- a CDS encoding TIGR03089 family protein: protein MNATDRTPADLLRSALAADPARPLLTFYDDATGERVELSVATFANWVAKTANLIQDGLSAEPGDRIALLLPAHWQTAVWLLACSSVGVLADMDGDPARADHVVAGPGRFEDGLACRGERYALSLAPLGRRFPTPPEGYADYAVDVPSHGDRFVPYAPADPEAPALIVAGAEYTGAEVVERAGADAPGLDLTGPGSRILSALPYDTWEGLSAGLYAPLSIGGSVVLCRNLDRLDGESLARRIESERVTATAR, encoded by the coding sequence GTGAACGCCACCGATCGCACCCCTGCCGACCTGCTGCGTTCCGCGCTCGCCGCGGACCCCGCGCGCCCCCTGCTCACGTTCTACGACGACGCCACCGGAGAACGGGTCGAATTGTCCGTGGCCACCTTCGCCAATTGGGTGGCCAAGACAGCGAACCTGATCCAGGACGGACTGTCGGCCGAGCCCGGCGACCGCATCGCGCTGCTGCTGCCCGCGCACTGGCAGACCGCGGTGTGGCTGCTGGCGTGTTCGTCGGTGGGAGTCCTCGCGGACATGGACGGCGATCCGGCGCGGGCGGACCACGTCGTGGCCGGGCCCGGCCGGTTCGAGGACGGCCTCGCCTGCCGCGGCGAGCGGTACGCGCTGTCGCTGGCGCCGCTGGGCCGGCGCTTCCCGACGCCGCCCGAGGGGTACGCCGACTACGCCGTGGACGTGCCGAGTCACGGCGACCGGTTCGTGCCGTACGCGCCGGCGGACCCGGAGGCGCCCGCGCTGATCGTCGCCGGGGCCGAGTACACCGGGGCCGAGGTCGTGGAGCGGGCGGGCGCCGACGCACCTGGCCTGGATCTGACGGGGCCCGGATCGCGGATCCTGAGCGCGCTGCCGTACGACACCTGGGAGGGCCTGAGCGCCGGCCTGTACGCGCCGCTCTCCATCGGCGGCTCGGTGGTGCTGTGCCGGAACCTGGACCGGCTCGACGGCGAGTCGCTGGCCAGGCGGATCGAGTCCGAGCGCGTCACCGCGACGGCCCGCTAG
- a CDS encoding LCP family protein: MPSGGPDDETPAVALGPGAGASATGDGLIRRRRRRWTWGGTAGIAGVLAGALVAGWVVYTKLDRNITPDEAAAAELARYERERPTALVRGAQNILLIGSDSRAGEDNGKYGRDSGTERSDTTILLHLSAGRRSATAVSIPRDLMVDVPSCLRPDGRRTEPMFAMFNYAFETGGSACTIRTVERMTDIRIDHHVVVDFSGFKKLVDAVGGVRICVAEPIVDKEAKLRLPAGPVTLDGEKALGYVRARKSLGNGSDTDRMDRQQQFLAALVQKLRSNDVLLNPVKLYPVLDAATSALTTDPGLASLRGLYDLVRGLRDIPTERVQFLTVPRESYARNVNRDQLMEPAAEQLFERLRSDAPVQVSGKAALNSTASAYEGANGADAQSFGYGEYARSVLSPPSPAPTFSGKTAVEDGCE, from the coding sequence GTGCCATCCGGAGGTCCGGACGACGAGACGCCGGCGGTGGCTCTGGGACCGGGCGCCGGAGCGTCGGCGACCGGCGACGGGCTCATACGCAGGCGCCGTCGGCGCTGGACGTGGGGCGGGACGGCGGGGATCGCGGGGGTGCTGGCCGGCGCGCTGGTCGCCGGGTGGGTCGTCTATACGAAGCTCGACCGGAACATCACGCCCGACGAGGCCGCGGCCGCGGAGCTCGCGCGCTACGAGCGGGAGCGGCCCACCGCGCTGGTGCGGGGCGCGCAGAACATCCTGCTCATCGGGTCGGACTCCCGGGCCGGGGAGGACAACGGCAAGTACGGGCGGGACTCCGGGACCGAGCGGAGCGACACGACCATCCTGCTGCACCTGTCGGCCGGGCGCCGCAGCGCCACCGCCGTCTCCATCCCCCGTGACCTGATGGTGGACGTCCCCAGCTGCCTGCGCCCGGACGGCCGCCGCACCGAGCCGATGTTCGCGATGTTCAACTACGCCTTCGAGACGGGCGGTTCGGCCTGCACCATCCGCACCGTCGAGCGGATGACGGACATCCGCATCGACCATCACGTGGTCGTCGACTTCAGCGGGTTCAAGAAGCTGGTCGACGCCGTCGGCGGCGTACGGATCTGCGTGGCCGAGCCGATCGTCGACAAGGAGGCCAAGCTGCGGCTGCCCGCGGGCCCCGTGACGCTCGACGGCGAGAAGGCCCTCGGCTACGTCCGCGCCCGCAAGTCCCTCGGCAACGGCAGCGACACCGACCGGATGGACCGCCAGCAGCAATTCCTCGCGGCCCTGGTGCAGAAGCTGCGCAGCAACGACGTACTGCTGAACCCCGTGAAGCTCTACCCGGTTCTGGACGCGGCCACCTCGGCGCTCACCACGGACCCGGGACTGGCGAGTCTGCGCGGTTTGTACGATCTTGTCCGCGGCCTGCGTGACATCCCCACCGAACGGGTGCAGTTCCTGACGGTGCCGCGGGAGTCGTACGCCCGCAATGTCAATCGCGACCAGTTGATGGAGCCCGCGGCCGAGCAATTGTTCGAACGCTTGCGTTCCGACGCACCGGTGCAGGTCTCCGGAAAAGCCGCGCTCAATTCCACCGCAAGCGCGTACGAGGGCGCCAATGGTGCGGATGCGCAGTCGTTCGGTTACGGGGAGTACGCCCGTTCCGTTCTGTCACCCCCGTCTCCGGCCCCCACATTCAGCGGAAAAACCGCCGTCGAGGACGGCTGCGAGTGA
- a CDS encoding LCP family protein codes for MDAQGRGRAENIDPADQWVLNPNTGEYELRLSPSAPQSRVPGPRRAGTRGSGGAPRARRPGPAREQQEAPDGEVPGPRRRRGAPAEPPPGRRGRRPAKKTKAKKAVLWTGGTLAFVLVAAAGAGYLYIEHLNDNITSVADDGASTGGFQKDKAINILLIGTDKRTGAGNESYGDAGSPGHADTTILLHVSKDRSNATALSIPRDLIVDIPDCPTTQEDGSTEVIPGSTGVRFNTSLGQGGRTPSCTMRTVTELTGIKPDNFMVADFNAVKTLTTAVGGVEVCLGKDIDDPDSKLDLTAGTHTIAGEQALAFVRTRHSVGTGGDLSRINLQQQFLSALMRKLKSNDTLTDPSKMLKLAEAGTKALTVDSQLDSIGKLKDLGLELGKLDTKNLTFTTVPVLDNPTETVKTTVVVNAAMAPAVFEAIKNDVSFTEVKQQKAEEKAKEKAEVAARLKGTRADPSEVRVRILNGGAPGGSASATLTWLQNDEGVTKSENAGNADAELSKTTLEYAPDQADQARRLADILGLSGSAMKPGESVLNSQGLPTMTLTLGKDFKGAGVSLTAPTKAPDVEKSTADKVVCAE; via the coding sequence GTGGACGCGCAAGGCCGTGGGCGGGCGGAGAACATCGACCCCGCAGACCAGTGGGTACTCAATCCGAACACCGGCGAATACGAACTGCGACTGAGCCCTTCCGCACCGCAGTCGAGGGTTCCCGGTCCGCGCCGGGCAGGCACCCGCGGCTCCGGCGGAGCACCCCGCGCCCGCAGGCCGGGCCCCGCCCGTGAGCAGCAGGAGGCGCCGGACGGCGAGGTGCCGGGGCCGCGCAGGCGACGCGGCGCGCCCGCCGAACCCCCGCCCGGCCGGCGCGGCCGCCGGCCCGCCAAGAAGACCAAGGCGAAGAAGGCCGTGCTGTGGACCGGCGGCACCCTGGCGTTCGTCCTCGTCGCGGCGGCGGGCGCCGGATACCTCTACATCGAGCACCTCAACGACAACATCACCTCCGTCGCCGACGACGGTGCCAGCACCGGTGGCTTCCAGAAGGACAAGGCCATCAACATCCTGCTGATCGGCACCGACAAGCGCACCGGCGCGGGCAACGAGTCCTACGGCGACGCGGGCAGCCCCGGCCATGCCGACACGACGATCCTGCTGCACGTCTCCAAGGACCGCTCCAACGCCACCGCGCTGAGCATCCCCCGCGACCTCATCGTGGACATCCCGGACTGCCCGACCACCCAGGAGGACGGCAGCACCGAGGTGATCCCCGGCTCGACCGGCGTCCGCTTCAACACCAGCCTCGGCCAGGGCGGACGTACGCCGTCCTGCACGATGCGCACGGTCACCGAGCTGACCGGGATCAAGCCGGACAACTTCATGGTCGCCGACTTCAACGCGGTGAAGACGCTGACCACGGCGGTGGGCGGCGTAGAGGTGTGCCTGGGCAAGGACATCGACGACCCGGACTCCAAGCTCGACCTGACGGCCGGCACGCACACCATCGCGGGCGAGCAGGCGCTCGCCTTCGTCCGCACCCGGCACTCCGTCGGCACCGGCGGCGACCTGAGCCGGATCAACCTCCAGCAGCAGTTCCTCAGCGCGCTGATGCGCAAGCTGAAGTCCAACGACACGCTCACCGATCCCTCGAAGATGCTGAAGCTGGCCGAGGCGGGCACCAAGGCGCTGACCGTCGACTCCCAGCTCGACAGCATCGGCAAGCTCAAGGACCTCGGTCTGGAGCTGGGCAAGCTCGACACCAAGAACCTGACCTTCACCACCGTGCCGGTCCTCGACAACCCGACCGAGACGGTGAAGACGACCGTCGTGGTCAACGCTGCGATGGCGCCCGCGGTCTTCGAGGCCATCAAGAACGACGTCTCGTTCACCGAGGTCAAGCAGCAGAAGGCCGAGGAGAAGGCCAAGGAGAAGGCCGAGGTGGCCGCCCGGTTGAAGGGCACCAGGGCCGACCCGTCCGAGGTGCGGGTGCGGATTCTCAACGGCGGCGCTCCGGGAGGCAGCGCCTCGGCGACCCTCACCTGGCTGCAGAACGACGAGGGCGTCACGAAGTCCGAGAACGCGGGCAACGCCGACGCCGAACTGAGCAAGACCACCCTGGAGTACGCCCCCGACCAGGCGGACCAGGCGCGCAGACTGGCCGACATCCTGGGCCTGTCCGGGTCCGCGATGAAGCCCGGCGAAAGCGTCCTGAACTCCCAGGGCCTGCCCACGATGACGCTGACGCTGGGCAAGGACTTCAAGGGTGCGGGCGTCTCACTCACCGCTCCGACGAAGGCGCCGGACGTCGAGAAGTCCACGGCGGACAAGGTCGTGTGCGCCGAGTAG
- a CDS encoding LCP family protein, producing MKAQGWEGRQVAQTGVRKDVPVVEDEGTGSLTTRDEQFKDAANGRGRHDGGRHGDGGRRGTARSPRRRRVLRWSATVLSVVILGTAGAGYLYYRHLNDNLETGRRSNGDSKAEKPQPNAAGQTPLNILVIGSDSRNSAANLKLGGSRSSVGSKPLADVQMLIHLSADRESASVVSIPRDTRVDIPECTDPETGDTHPATNRIINESLARGGAGCTLATWENLTGVYIDHWMMIDFAGVVSMADAVGGVEVCVEQNVWDRPLPGVPGGSGLKLESGRQKVQGKQALQWLRTRHAFYSDVGRAKAQHMYMNSMIRTLKQQNVFTDTTRLMDLAETATEALKVSEEIGTVKQLYDLAMQLKTVPTNRITMTTMPTKVDPQNANHLLPADADAEKIWSMIRDDVAFDKNGKATAKKPRNTDGSKEKASADPAADDAEIGVLVQNATRTDAEGAVDGRASALAGALVGKGFTRAAADTTIGLSAEKTVVRYPSAELEGDARRVAESLGIPASSVRRSTDVTGVTLVVGADWRSGTTYPEQAEPEAGDVPESAGAINGSDRSQCMDVYAPYRW from the coding sequence ATGAAGGCGCAGGGGTGGGAGGGCAGGCAGGTGGCGCAGACAGGTGTGCGCAAAGACGTGCCCGTGGTGGAGGACGAGGGCACGGGGTCCCTCACCACGCGGGACGAGCAGTTCAAGGACGCGGCGAACGGCCGCGGGCGGCACGACGGCGGACGGCACGGCGACGGGGGGCGTCGCGGCACCGCGCGCAGCCCACGCAGACGGCGTGTGCTGCGCTGGTCGGCGACGGTGCTGTCGGTGGTCATACTCGGCACCGCGGGAGCGGGCTACCTCTACTACCGGCACCTCAACGACAACCTGGAGACCGGCCGACGCAGCAACGGCGACTCCAAGGCCGAGAAGCCGCAGCCGAACGCGGCCGGGCAGACACCGCTGAACATCCTGGTGATCGGCTCCGACAGCCGGAACTCGGCGGCGAACCTGAAACTCGGCGGCAGCAGGAGCAGCGTCGGCAGCAAGCCGCTCGCGGACGTGCAGATGCTGATCCACCTCTCCGCGGACCGCGAGAGCGCCTCCGTGGTGAGCATTCCGCGTGACACCCGGGTCGACATACCCGAGTGCACGGACCCGGAGACCGGCGACACCCACCCGGCGACCAACCGGATCATCAACGAGTCCCTCGCCCGCGGCGGCGCCGGCTGCACGCTGGCCACCTGGGAGAACCTCACCGGGGTCTACATCGACCACTGGATGATGATCGATTTCGCGGGTGTGGTGAGCATGGCCGACGCGGTCGGCGGCGTCGAGGTCTGTGTGGAACAGAACGTGTGGGACCGCCCGCTGCCCGGCGTCCCCGGCGGCTCCGGACTGAAGCTGGAGTCCGGCAGGCAGAAGGTGCAGGGCAAGCAGGCACTGCAGTGGCTGCGCACCCGGCACGCCTTCTACAGCGACGTGGGCCGGGCCAAGGCCCAGCACATGTACATGAACTCGATGATCCGCACCCTGAAGCAGCAGAACGTCTTCACGGACACCACCCGGCTGATGGACCTCGCCGAGACGGCCACCGAGGCGCTGAAGGTGTCGGAGGAGATCGGCACGGTCAAGCAGCTGTACGACCTCGCCATGCAGTTGAAGACGGTGCCGACGAACCGCATCACCATGACGACCATGCCGACGAAGGTCGACCCGCAGAACGCCAACCATCTGCTGCCGGCCGACGCGGACGCCGAGAAGATCTGGTCGATGATCCGGGACGACGTGGCCTTCGACAAGAACGGCAAGGCCACCGCCAAGAAACCCCGGAACACGGACGGGAGCAAGGAGAAGGCGTCCGCCGACCCCGCCGCGGACGACGCCGAGATCGGCGTCCTGGTGCAGAACGCCACCCGCACCGACGCCGAGGGCGCGGTCGACGGCCGGGCGAGCGCGCTGGCCGGGGCCCTGGTGGGGAAGGGCTTCACCCGGGCGGCGGCGGACACCACGATCGGGCTGTCCGCGGAGAAGACGGTCGTGCGCTACCCGAGCGCCGAACTGGAGGGCGACGCCCGGCGGGTCGCCGAGTCCCTCGGGATCCCGGCGAGTTCGGTGCGCAGGTCGACCGACGTCACCGGGGTCACCCTCGTCGTGGGCGCCGACTGGCGCAGCGGGACGACGTACCCGGAGCAGGCCGAGCCGGAGGCCGGGGACGTGCCCGAGTCGGCGGGCGCGATCAACGGGTCGGACCGCAGCCAGTGCATGGACGTGTACGCGCCCTACCGCTGGTAG
- a CDS encoding glycosyltransferase family 2 protein, producing MNANPDVQLPAVSVIMPVLNEERHLRGAVHAILAQEYAGEMEVVIALGPSTDRTDEIAAELVAEDPRVHTVPNPTGRTPAALNAAIKASRHPIVVRVDGHGMLSPNYIATAVRLLEETGAQNVGGIMHAEGENDWEHAVAAAMTSRIGVGNAAFHTGGQAGPAETVYLGVFRRAALEQQGGYNEEFIRAQDWELNFRIREAGGLIWFSPELKVSYRPRPSVRALAKQYKDYGRWRHVVARYHAGSINLRYLAPPTAVCAIAAGLVVGAALTPWGLVVPGGYLAAIALGSVPAGKGLPLKARLQIPVALATMHMSWGYGFLTSPRSLARRVIASRRPAVRDSATA from the coding sequence ATGAACGCCAATCCCGACGTGCAGCTCCCCGCCGTGTCCGTCATCATGCCCGTCCTCAACGAGGAGCGGCATCTGCGCGGCGCCGTCCACGCGATCCTCGCCCAGGAGTACGCCGGCGAGATGGAGGTCGTGATCGCCCTCGGCCCGTCCACGGACCGCACGGACGAGATCGCCGCCGAACTGGTCGCCGAGGACCCCCGTGTGCACACGGTCCCCAACCCGACCGGCCGGACCCCCGCCGCGCTGAACGCCGCGATCAAGGCCTCCCGGCACCCGATCGTGGTCCGCGTCGACGGCCACGGCATGCTCTCCCCGAACTACATCGCGACCGCCGTACGCCTCCTGGAGGAGACCGGCGCGCAGAACGTCGGCGGCATCATGCACGCCGAGGGCGAGAACGACTGGGAGCACGCGGTCGCCGCGGCGATGACGTCGAGGATCGGCGTCGGCAACGCCGCGTTCCACACCGGGGGACAGGCGGGGCCCGCCGAGACCGTGTACCTCGGCGTGTTCCGCCGCGCCGCCCTGGAGCAACAGGGCGGGTACAACGAGGAGTTCATCCGCGCCCAGGACTGGGAGCTGAACTTCCGCATCCGCGAGGCGGGCGGGCTGATCTGGTTCTCGCCCGAGCTGAAGGTGTCGTACCGCCCGCGGCCGAGCGTGCGGGCGCTGGCCAAGCAGTACAAGGACTACGGCCGCTGGCGGCACGTCGTCGCCCGCTACCACGCCGGCTCCATCAACCTGCGCTACCTCGCCCCGCCGACCGCTGTGTGCGCGATCGCGGCCGGGCTGGTCGTGGGCGCCGCGCTGACGCCGTGGGGGCTGGTGGTCCCCGGCGGCTATCTGGCGGCGATAGCCCTGGGATCCGTACCCGCGGGCAAGGGGCTGCCGCTGAAGGCCCGGCTGCAGATCCCCGTCGCCCTCGCGACGATGCACATGTCGTGGGGGTACGGCTTCCTGACCAGCCCCAGGTCCCTGGCGCGGCGGGTCATCGCCTCCCGCCGCCCGGCCGTGCGGGACTCCGCCACCGCGTGA
- a CDS encoding LCP family protein, with protein MPASPPRSPVRPQRRPQPRRAVRPPVRRKKPRWAMRAVTTLSVVILASAGIGHAVVSSLDAGISRIDPFKDMKNRPRAGHGMNVLLVGTDGRDKISEAERRKYRLGGAPCHCTDTIMIVHISEDRGRASVVSLPRDSYAELPAHVDRNTGKPHAAHPVKLNAAYAEGGPQLTVRTVEHMTRVKIDHYLEIDFTSFMRTVDVLGGVQVCTARPLKDSHTGLNLAAGRHRLSGGQALQYVRARYVDGASDLGRMQRQQHFLAALIDQSTSSGVLLNPMRFRDVTRAVLGSVRADKGFGTDELLDLGRAMRNFSPSSSEFATVPIGRMGYAVKGIGSTLKWDPVKSGRLFQSLREDKPLAANRPRDTSVRVDVAPQQVRVQVENGTTTPGLARRADAALAATGFRTTRQPRNAANRSVRRTVVAYDPRWDRSAKSLAAALPGSELRPVKGQGPTLKVIVGTDYRQVRKVKAADVREGEFGVVRGDEVKCS; from the coding sequence ATGCCCGCCTCGCCGCCTCGGTCCCCGGTACGGCCGCAGCGCCGCCCGCAACCCCGCCGTGCGGTGCGTCCGCCCGTACGGCGGAAGAAGCCACGCTGGGCCATGCGGGCGGTGACGACGCTGTCCGTGGTGATCCTCGCCTCGGCCGGGATCGGGCACGCGGTGGTCAGCAGCCTGGACGCGGGCATCTCGCGGATCGACCCGTTCAAGGACATGAAGAACCGGCCGCGTGCCGGGCACGGCATGAACGTGCTGCTGGTCGGCACCGACGGCCGCGACAAGATCTCCGAGGCCGAGCGGCGCAAGTACCGCCTCGGCGGGGCGCCCTGCCACTGCACCGACACGATCATGATCGTGCACATCTCGGAGGACCGGGGACGGGCCAGCGTGGTGAGCCTTCCGCGCGACTCCTACGCCGAGCTGCCGGCGCACGTCGACCGCAACACCGGCAAGCCGCACGCGGCGCATCCGGTCAAGCTGAACGCCGCCTACGCGGAGGGCGGGCCGCAGCTGACCGTGCGGACGGTCGAGCACATGACACGGGTCAAGATCGACCACTATCTGGAGATCGACTTCACCAGCTTCATGCGGACCGTGGACGTGCTGGGCGGCGTGCAGGTCTGCACCGCCCGCCCGTTGAAGGACTCGCACACCGGTCTCAATCTCGCCGCCGGCAGGCACCGGCTCTCCGGCGGCCAGGCCCTGCAGTACGTCCGCGCCCGGTACGTCGACGGGGCGTCCGACCTCGGCCGGATGCAGCGCCAGCAGCACTTCCTGGCCGCGCTGATCGACCAGTCGACCTCGTCCGGGGTGCTGCTGAACCCGATGAGGTTCCGGGACGTGACGCGGGCGGTGCTCGGCTCGGTGCGCGCGGACAAGGGCTTCGGCACGGACGAACTGCTCGACCTGGGGCGGGCGATGCGCAACTTCTCCCCGTCCTCCTCGGAGTTCGCGACGGTCCCCATCGGCCGGATGGGATACGCGGTGAAGGGCATCGGCTCGACCCTGAAGTGGGACCCCGTGAAGTCCGGCCGCCTCTTCCAGTCCCTGCGCGAGGACAAGCCGCTGGCCGCGAACCGCCCCCGGGACACGTCGGTGCGCGTGGACGTGGCACCCCAGCAGGTCCGCGTCCAGGTCGAGAACGGTACGACGACCCCGGGCCTCGCCCGCCGCGCCGACGCCGCCCTCGCGGCGACGGGCTTCCGCACCACCCGGCAGCCGAGGAACGCCGCGAACCGCTCCGTACGCCGGACCGTCGTCGCCTACGACCCCCGCTGGGACCGCTCGGCGAAGTCCCTCGCGGCGGCCCTCCCCGGCAGCGAACTGCGTCCGGTCAAGGGACAGGGCCCGACGTTGAAGGTGATCGTCGGGACGGACTACCGACAGGTGCGGAAGGTCAAGGCGGCGGACGTCCGGGAGGGGGAGTTCGGGGTGGTGCGGGGCGACGAGGTGAAGTGCTCGTAG
- a CDS encoding acyl-CoA thioesterase — translation MTDQASAPEPENPDASDIPGKPTSASRTTLSHIMTHNDTNLLGTVHGGVIMKLVDDAAGAVAGRHSGGPAVTASMDEMAFLEPVRVGDLVHVKAQVNWTGRTSMEVGVRVLAERWNESAPPTQVGSAYLVFAAVDADGKPRRVPPVLPETERDKRRYQEAQIRRTHRLARRRAIMDLRAKRAAQGFED, via the coding sequence ATGACAGACCAGGCCAGCGCCCCGGAGCCGGAAAACCCGGATGCTTCGGACATACCGGGTAAGCCCACTTCCGCGTCCCGGACCACTCTCAGCCACATCATGACCCACAACGACACGAACCTGCTGGGCACCGTGCACGGCGGCGTGATCATGAAGCTGGTCGACGACGCGGCGGGCGCGGTGGCCGGCCGGCACAGCGGCGGGCCCGCCGTCACCGCGTCCATGGACGAGATGGCCTTCCTGGAGCCGGTCCGCGTCGGTGACCTGGTCCACGTCAAGGCCCAGGTCAACTGGACCGGCCGGACCTCGATGGAGGTCGGCGTCCGGGTCCTCGCCGAGCGCTGGAACGAGTCCGCCCCGCCCACCCAGGTCGGCTCCGCCTACCTCGTCTTCGCCGCGGTCGACGCCGACGGCAAGCCCCGCCGGGTCCCGCCGGTCCTACCGGAGACGGAGCGCGACAAGCGCCGCTACCAGGAGGCCCAGATCCGCCGCACCCACCGCCTGGCACGCCGCCGGGCCATCATGGATCTACGGGCGAAGCGGGCGGCTCAGGGCTTCGAAGACTGA